One genomic segment of Carassius auratus strain Wakin chromosome 29, ASM336829v1, whole genome shotgun sequence includes these proteins:
- the selenoo2 gene encoding selenoprotein O produces MAQNVMPLQRLKFNNVALKKLPLDSSLEPGSRTVTGACFSRVQPQTLPKPTFVAVSEAALALLGLNTEDVLRDPHGAEYLSGSRVIPGCEPAAHCYCGHQFGHFAGQLGDGAVCYLGEVEVEAGAQQNSNPISTSPCGRWEIQVKGAGLTPYSRQSDGRKVLRSSIREFLCSEAMFALGIPTTRAGSLVTSDLYVQRDAFYSGNPRPERCSVVLRIAPTFIRFGSFEIFHPVDDFTGRHGPSVGRTDIGAQLLDYVIETFYPEIQRRHLDRQERNASFFREVTVRTAKLVALWQSVGFCHGVLNTDNMSILGLTIDYGPFGFMDRFDPEFVSNASDKKGRYSYEAQPYVCRWNLGCLAEALGAELQSAKAGVILDEFMTIYEDCYLDIMRRKLGLLRQQEPEDVELVADLLKTMHITGADFTNTFRLLSAVSCPAGEQKDSVVELIVEQCASLEELKHVARKTRQENCELEMILSMAETNPGMFNMVANQPEVTKQLEKIGRMKELLIINEVELKIQQRDHWQRWVKQYRRRLAHECDEASDPDAVEKERVRSMNSTNPAVVLRNYIAQNAIEAAERGDFSEVQQLLKVLENPYSVSPNLECPVWSAGSGSDRADGNSIKGQEVKENTKRKAAADTHQIPYNSKPPAWARTICVT; encoded by the exons ATGGCCCAAAATGTCATGCCACTGCAAAGGCTAAAGTTCAACAACGTTGCACTGAAAAAGCTCCCGTTGGATTCGTCACTAGAACCGGGCTCACGGACCGTGACAGGAGCGTGTTTTTCCCGTGTGCAGCCTCAGACGCTGCCCAAGCCCACATTCGTCGCGGTATCCGAAGCGGCTCTTGCTTTACTGGGACTGAACACGGAAGATGTTTTACGTGACCCGCACGGGGCTGAATATCTAAGCGGCTCTCGGGTGATTCCGGGCTGTGAGCCCGCTGCGCACTGCTACTGCGGACACCAGTTTGGTCATTTCGCCGGGCAGCTGGGTGACGGTGCTGTGTGTTATCTGGGGGAGGTGGAGGTGGAAGCCGGTGCTCAGCAAAACTCTAATCCGATCAGCACAAGCCCCTGTGGTCGCTGGGAAATTCAGGTTAAGGGCGCTGGATTGACGCCTTATTCTCG GCAGTCTGATGGGCGTAAAGTGCTCCGCTCCAGCATTCGAGAGTTCCTGTGCAGTGAGGCCATGTTTGCATTGGGAATTCCCACAACACGGGCGGGATCCctggtgacctctgacctttatGTCCAGAGGGATGCGTTCTACAGTGGCAACCCCAGACCAGAGAGGTGCTCAGTGGTTCTCAGAATAGCACCCACCTTTATCAG ATTTGGCTCGTTTGAGATCTTCCACCCTGTGGATGACTTCACAGGAAGACATGGCCCTAGTGTTGGACGTACTGATATTGGTGCACAACTTCTGGATTATGTCATTGAGACATTCTACCCTGAAATACAGCGAAGACATTTAGATCGCCAAGAGAGGAATGCTTCCTTCTTCAGAGAg GTGACCGTGAGGACTGCCAAACTGGTTGCCCTGTGGCAAAGTGTGGGATTTTGCCATGGAGTTCTCAACACAGACAACATGAGCATCTTGGGACTCACTATAGACTACGGCCCATTTGGCTTCATGGACAG GTTTGACCCTGAGTTTGTGAGCAATGCCTCTGATAAGAAAGGTCGTTATTCTTATGAAGCTCAGCCATATGTCTGCCGCTGGAACTTGGGATGTTTGGCAGAAGCTCTTGGCGCCGAGCTTCAGTCTGCCAAAGCAGGGGTCATTTTAGATGAGTTCATGACCATTTATGAGGACTGCTACCTGGACATCATGAGGAGGAAGCTGGGTCTTCTGAGACAACAAGAACCAGAGGATGTGGAGCTGGTGGCCGATTTATTGAAGACTATGCACATCACAG GTGCAGACTTCACAAACACATTTCGTCTGCTGAGTGCCGTGTCCTGTCCTGCAGGTGAACAGAAAGACTCAGTAGTGGAGCTGATCGTGGAACAGTGTGCCTCGCTGGAAGAACTAAAG CACGTTGCAAGAAAGACAAGGCAAGAGAATTG TGAGTTGGAGATGATTCTCTCTATGGCGGAGACAAATCCAGGTATGTTCAACATGGTGGCCAATCAGCCGGAGGTCACCAAACAACTGGAGAAGATTGGCAGAATGAAGGAGCTTCTCATAATCAATGAGGTGGAGCTAAAAATCCAACAGAGAGATCATTGGCAGAGATGGGTCAAACAATACAG GAGACGTCTGGCCCATGAATGTGACGAAGCGAGTGACCCTGATGCAGTGGAGAAAGAACGGGTCAGATCTATGAACTCCACCAATCCCGCTGTTGTGCTGCGGAACTACATTGCCCAGAATGCAATTGAAGCAGCTGAAAGGGGTGACTTTtcggag gtTCAACAGCTGCTTAAAGTTTTGGAGAACCCTTATTCGGTCAGTCCCAATCTGGAGTGTCCGGTATGGTCAGCAGGAAGTGGGTCAGACCGAGCTGATGgcaacagcattaagggacagGAAGTTAAGGAGAACACAAAAAGAAAAGCAGCAGCTGATACTCACCAGATTCCATATAACAGTAAACCTCCTGCATGGGCCAGAACgatctgtgtcacatga
- the LOC113048527 gene encoding tetraspanin-7-like, whose translation MVVDKAQDGAMSSAPPYDSLPARPSPCRAKEWERELHGAQRLSSPLRPALPSTSRRPSVLPGYLLSPSREYTDQQRLSLSLCSEASLAPPVPAVGAAPPCCRAVGVMPLLRLALLIFSFLFWAAGLAIFTLGVWAQVSLSDYMLLSANRYPNAPIILLCTGAAVTAWGFLGCLGVAANLPYLLRAYGFFQLATLMGGLALGLSGLFYRENIAEGFRSGLKKAVLDYGEDEGHADALDSLQRALECCGAEGWRDWLMSDWAIQDSVYSTGSSGNDSSTLSLPDSCCIKRKGCRNRPLPESGFRNIKLAGIHTHGCFLKVFSLVNDNVFHIAATVLGLAFTQVAGIALTCLLANRLSPRLRRRAR comes from the coding sequence atgGTGGTAGATAAAGCACAAGACGGGGCCATGAGCTCTGCGCCGCCGTACGACTCGCTACCAGCTCGGCCGAGCCCTTGCCGTGCAAAAGAGTGGGAAAGAGAGCTGCACGGTGCTCAAAGACTGTCTTCCCCACTTCGTCCTGCTTTACCCTCCACTTCCCGACGGCCTTCTGTGCTTCCTGGATATCTGCTGTCACCCTCCAGAGAGTACACTGACCAACAACGTCTTTCGTTATCGCTGTGCTCGGAGGCCTCGCTGGCGCCCCCTGTGCCTGCTGTGGGTGCCGCCCCACCGTGCTGCCGGGCGGTGGGAGTCATGCCCTTGCTGCGCCTTGCACTCCTGATTTTCAGCTTCCTTTTTTGGGCTGCAGGTCTTGCAATCTTCACCCTAGGTGTCTGGGCACAAGTTTCGCTGTCCGACTACATGCTCCTCTCTGCAAACCGCTACCCAAATGCGCCCATCATTTTGTTATGCACAGGTGCTGCTGTGACAGCTTGGGGCTTTTTGGGATGTTTGGGAGTGGCTGCCAACCTTCCTTACCTTCTGCGGGCATATGGcttcttccagttggccacactcaTGGGTGGACTAGCGTTGGGTCTTTCAGGGCTCTTTTACAGGGAGAATATTGCTGAAGGTTTCCGTAGCGGGCTTAAGAAAGCTGTTTTGGACTATGGAGAAGATGAGGGCCACGCAGATGCGCTGGACAGCCTGCAGAGGGCGCTTGAGTGCTGTGGCGCCGAGGGTTGGCGCGATTGGCTCATGTCCGATTGGGCTATTCAAGATTCTGTTTACTCAACAGGAAGTTCGGGGAATGATTCCTCCACTTTGTCATTACCAGACAGTTGTTGTATTAAACGTAAAGGCTGTCGCAATAGACCCTTGCCAGAGAGTGGATTCCGGAACATCAAGCTCGCAGGGATTCACACTCACGGTTGTTTCCTCAAAGTCTTCAGCTTGGTAAATGACAACGTCTTTCATATTGCAGCAACAGTCCTGGGTCTTGCTTTCACACAGGTGGCAGGTATAGCCCTCACATGTCTGCTTGCCAATCGTCTTTCACCCAGACTGCGAAGACGAGCccgttga